A single genomic interval of Pectinophora gossypiella chromosome 22, ilPecGoss1.1, whole genome shotgun sequence harbors:
- the LOC126376992 gene encoding uncharacterized protein LOC126376992 isoform X2, which translates to MSAIIGSLGLFDYKNQEWSVFYGRLKLFIKLNDIKADKQSAVLLTSFSDDSYRLVSNLLHPKRVDEATFDELVTKLNSHFTPKRSTFADRSRFYEAVKFDNENAEEWAARLRGLAVHCEFGTELEVVLRDRFVLGFRSGPERDRLCEQDISSLTLAKALQIAQQAACARQARASDSVPAVIVKEEPLYKTNANRAGRSGGGGGAERRRGDQKCCTVCGLKNHVAEKCRFKNYRCNKCNNKGHLKKVCELKVNNIESQSVRDSPSLNEPEDNEDCEECQLLSSRFCN; encoded by the exons ATGAGTGCTATAATCGGATCGCTGGGATTATTCGACTATAAAAACCAAGAATGGTCTGTTTTCTACGGGAGATTAAAGCTATTTATCAAGCTAAATGACATCAAGGCCGACAAACAAAGTGCAGTATTGTTGACGAGTTTTTCTGACGACTCTTACCGATTAGTCAGTAATCTACTGCACCCAAAAAGAGTCGACGAGGCGACATTCGACGAGCTGGTGACAAAACTCAACAGTCATTTTACACCGAAGAGGTCTACGTTTGCAGATCGAAGCAGGTTTTACGAGGCGGTAAAATTTGATAACGAAAACGCAGAAGAATGGGCGGCAAGGTTACGTGGTTTGGCGGTGCACTGCGAGTTTGGGACGGAGCTGGAGGTGGTATTACGCGATCGGTTCGTTTTGGGTTTCAGATCAGGGCCTGAACGTGACCGACTTTGTGAACAGGATATTTCTTCATTAACCTTGGCAAAGGCGTTACAAATAGCTCAGCAGGCAGCCTGTGCGAGGCAAGCACGGGCTAGCGATTCCGTTCCGGCAGTCATCGTAAAGGAAGAGCCGTTATACAAGACGAATGCCAACCGCGCTGGACgcagcgggggcggcggcggtgcCGAGAGGCGCCGTGGCGATCAGAAATGTTGCACGGTATGCGGTCTTAAAAATCACGTGGCAGAAAAGTGTCGATTTAAGAACTATCGGTGTAACAAGTGCAATAATAAAGGCCATCTTAAAAAAGTGTGCGAATTAAAGGTGAATAATATTGAATCACAATCGGTACGCGACTCGCCTAGCCTGAATGAACCAGAAGACAATGAAGATTGCGAGGAATGCCAGCTGTTAAGCTCAAG GTTTTGTAACTAA
- the LOC126376992 gene encoding uncharacterized protein K02A2.6-like isoform X1, with translation MSAIIGSLGLFDYKNQEWSVFYGRLKLFIKLNDIKADKQSAVLLTSFSDDSYRLVSNLLHPKRVDEATFDELVTKLNSHFTPKRSTFADRSRFYEAVKFDNENAEEWAARLRGLAVHCEFGTELEVVLRDRFVLGFRSGPERDRLCEQDISSLTLAKALQIAQQAACARQARASDSVPAVIVKEEPLYKTNANRAGRSGGGGGAERRRGDQKCCTVCGLKNHVAEKCRFKNYRCNKCNNKGHLKKVCELKVNNIESQSVRDSPSLNEPEDNEDCEECQLLSSRCVNGDPNLLSVYIFDCKFDMELDSGSSTSVVSDKFHAEHFSRYPLVTNCNVKMCFYNGHKISPVGYFTVPVNYGNLKRDVSFYVIKDGGAPLLGRDFMTKFGISFVMNNNKIGTSKNSGEIERLLYKYQDLFSDGLGCYKGLEVKLQLKENVTPKFCKARPIPFAIKSKVESELDRLVSKGILIPVSHSDYAAPIVPVLKPNGSVRVCADYSVALNNDIIVDKYPLPRIEEVFVKLSGGQQFSKLDCSQAYNQLLLSKDSQKLTTINTTKGLFMYTRLVFGLASAPAIFQRAIENLLVGIEGVTVFLDDVCVTGPNKEVHLERLEKVFQRFKNAGLKLEKNKCALFQDRITYLGHVIDKNGLHKCSSKIESIQKAPKPTNVTELKRFLGMVNYYRNFVPNASSIMNPLHELLRAGARWEWTERQQAAFERAKDELTSERVLAHFDPSAQLVLAVDASPDGLGAVLSQVTSLPITYELIRDATSSDNELTTVCRYVRNGWPRKNKCLDILPYYLCRNEIELDNGCLLRGHRVIIPQVYRGRLITELHKSHQGIVRTKSAARARMWWPGIDKQIEQMIAACSVCSALRSAPPRAPPAPWPRTAGPWERIHIDYMSINQRSYLVVVDSFSKWVECLDMDGNVTTKHLIKKLKALFSRFGLPRLIVSDNDRKIASQEFLEYCKINGINYLTSPIYHPNSNGQAENSVRNCKKMIKSIMTNNSCISKINEKLQDYLFEYRNTPHCSTGESPAKLMLGRQLRSILDMIKPPTRVDNKNNLEHSEMKQKRQFFEGQNVWVKCFDNKKASWYKGKIVNKLGNRLYDVLLQDQTVKLKRHVDQLLSRSTDNDHYACSEQYLGGDISSGNTSSPTTHHDRSLETDVRNNEQVDEMWHEAVGDEVLEEEVEPSSTEQPRSVPLDEVVEVGQPDDLHLNPESSLLPPHPYNLRPRTKNINYKF, from the exons ATGAGTGCTATAATCGGATCGCTGGGATTATTCGACTATAAAAACCAAGAATGGTCTGTTTTCTACGGGAGATTAAAGCTATTTATCAAGCTAAATGACATCAAGGCCGACAAACAAAGTGCAGTATTGTTGACGAGTTTTTCTGACGACTCTTACCGATTAGTCAGTAATCTACTGCACCCAAAAAGAGTCGACGAGGCGACATTCGACGAGCTGGTGACAAAACTCAACAGTCATTTTACACCGAAGAGGTCTACGTTTGCAGATCGAAGCAGGTTTTACGAGGCGGTAAAATTTGATAACGAAAACGCAGAAGAATGGGCGGCAAGGTTACGTGGTTTGGCGGTGCACTGCGAGTTTGGGACGGAGCTGGAGGTGGTATTACGCGATCGGTTCGTTTTGGGTTTCAGATCAGGGCCTGAACGTGACCGACTTTGTGAACAGGATATTTCTTCATTAACCTTGGCAAAGGCGTTACAAATAGCTCAGCAGGCAGCCTGTGCGAGGCAAGCACGGGCTAGCGATTCCGTTCCGGCAGTCATCGTAAAGGAAGAGCCGTTATACAAGACGAATGCCAACCGCGCTGGACgcagcgggggcggcggcggtgcCGAGAGGCGCCGTGGCGATCAGAAATGTTGCACGGTATGCGGTCTTAAAAATCACGTGGCAGAAAAGTGTCGATTTAAGAACTATCGGTGTAACAAGTGCAATAATAAAGGCCATCTTAAAAAAGTGTGCGAATTAAAGGTGAATAATATTGAATCACAATCGGTACGCGACTCGCCTAGCCTGAATGAACCAGAAGACAATGAAGATTGCGAGGAATGCCAGCTGTTAAGCTCAAGGTGTGTGAACGGAGATCCTAATTTATTATCAGTATATATTTTTGACTGTAAATTTGATATGGAATTAGATTCTGGTTCGAGTACTAGCGTAGTTTCAGATAAGTTTCATGCTGAACATTTTTCTCGGTACCCTCTCGTTACAAATTGTAACGTGAAAATGTGCTTTTATAACGGTCATAAAATATCGCCTGTCGGTTACTTCACAGTGCCTGTTAATTATGGGAACTTGAAAAGAGATGTATCTTTTTATGTAATTAAAGACGGCGGAGCACCGCTTCTCGGGCGAGATTTTATGACTAAATTTGGCATCTCTtttgtgatgaataataataaaataggtacatcTAAAAATTCCGGGGAAATTGAACGCTTATTGTACAAATATCAGGACCTGTTTAGTGACGGATTAGGCTGTTATAAAGGGTTGGAGGTAAAACTGCagttaaaagaaaatgtaaccCCTAAGTTTTGTAAAGCAAGGCCAATTCCTTTTGCAATTAAAAGTAAGGTAGAATCCGAATTAGACCGACTCGTGTCGAAAGGAATTTTAATACCAGTGAGTCACTCTGATTACGCTGCACCCATTGTACCCGTATTAAAACCGAACGGCAGTGTCCGAGTGTGCGCGGACTATTCAGTAGCGCTTAATAACGATATTATTGTTGATAAATATCCTTTACCGCGGATTGAGGAGGTATTTGTCAAACTCAGTGGAGGGCAACAATTTTCGAAGCTAGACTGCAGTCAGGCATACAATCAGTTGTTACTTTCGAAAGATTCACAGAAACTAACCACCATTAATACTACCAAGGGTTTGTTCATGTATACAAGGCTGGTGTTTGGCCTGGCGAGCGCCCCAGCCATATTTCAACGGGCGATTGAAAATCTTTTAGTGGGCATAGAGGGGGTGACAGTTTTTCTCGACGATGTATGCGTAACCGGCCCAAATAAAGAAGTACATCTTGAACGGCTCGAAAAAGTTTTTCAGCGATTTAAAAATGCAGGGTtaaaattggaaaaaaataagTGTGCTTTATTTCAAGATAGAATCACGTATTTAGGGCATGTTATAGACAAAAATGGTCTGCACAAGTGTTCGAGCAAAATAGAATCAATACAAAAAGCGCCGAAACCTACCAATGTGACGGAATTAAAACGGTTTTTAGGTATGGTCAATTACTACCGTAACTTTGTACCCAATGCGTCGTCCATAATGAATCCACTTCACGAGTTGCTTCGCGCCGGCGCCCGATGGGAGTGGACAGAGCGACAGCAGGCGGCGTTCGAACGAGCGAAGGACGAGCTGACTTCAGAGCGCGTGCTGGCACACTTTGACCCGAGCGCACAGCTGGTGCTCGCAGTGGACGCCAGCCCCGACGGGCTCGGCGCGGTCTTAAGTCAG GTGACGTCACTGCCAATTACGTACGAACTTATTCGAGACGCAACGTCGTCAGATAACGAGTTAACTaccgtatgtaggtatgtaagaaACGGATGgccaagaaaaaataaatgccTAGATATTTTACCTTACTACTTATGTAGAAATGAAATCGAACTGGATAACGGATGTTTGCTACGAGGTCATCGTGTTATCATTCCACAGGTGTACAGAGGGAGGTTAATAACGGAACTACACAAGTCGCATCAAGGCATTGTGAGGACAAAAAGCGCAGCGCGCGCTCGCATGTGGTGGCCCGGAATAGATAAACAAATTGAACAAATGATAGCCGCGTGCAGTGTGTGCAGCGCGCTACGGAGCgccccgccccgcgccccgcccgCCCCCTGGCCGCGTACTGCCGGCCCGTGGGAGCGAATTCACATTGACTACATGTCAATAAACCAGAGGTCGTACTTGGTGGTGGTAGATTCTTTTAGTAAATGGGTCGAATGCTTAGATATGGACGGTAatgttacaactaaacatttaataaaaaaattaaaggctTTATTTTCTAGGTTCGGGTTACCAAGACTGATTGTATCTGACAATGATCGAAAAATTGCATCCCAAGAGTTTTTAGAGTATTGTAAAATCaatggtattaactatttgACTTCACCTATATATCATCCGAATAGTAATGGCCAAGCCGAAAATTCTGTTCGTAATtgcaaaaaaatgataaaatcaaTAATGACAAATAACTCATGTATCagtaaaattaacgaaaaattACAAGATTATCTGTTTGAATATCGTAATACGCCTCATTGTTCAACCGGCGAATCACCAGCGAAGCTGATGCTAGGTCGTCAGTTGCGAAGTATTTTAGATATGATTAAACCACCTACTCGGGtcgataataaaaataatttagaacatagtgaaatgaaacaaaaaagacAGTTTTTTGAGGGGCAGAATGTGTGGGTTAAATGCTTTGACAATAAAAAGGCAAGTTGGTATAAAGGAAAAATTGTTAATAAGCTCGGAAATAGATTATATGATGTACTATTACAAGATCAGACTGTAAAACTAAAACGACATGTAGACCAATTGTTAAGCCGTAGTACAGACAATGATCATTATGCTTGTTCAGAGCAGTATTTAGGGGGAGATATTTCTTCCGGCAACACATCGTCACCAACCACACATCATGATCGTAGCTTAGAAACAGATGTTAGAAATAATGAGCAAGTTGATGAGATGTGGCATGAGGCGGTGGGAGACGAAGTGTTGGAGGAGGAAGTGGAACCGAGCAGCACTGAGCAACCCCGCTCGGTCCCATTGGATGAGGTTGTAGAAGTCGGTCAACCCGATGACCTGCATCTAAATCCGGAATCATCTCTTCTTCCTCCACATCCTTACAATCTGAGACCTAGgactaaaaatattaattataagttttaa